A single region of the Lycium barbarum isolate Lr01 chromosome 2, ASM1917538v2, whole genome shotgun sequence genome encodes:
- the LOC132629088 gene encoding uncharacterized protein LOC132629088 yields the protein MDEMPCPHAWAVLKMKNLTTDTYCSNLYKPETVMKTYDVPIYPLPDQSKWNVPVYISEEVVLPPRYKRPPGRPKKKRDKSLSEWFSNSRTNSCSKCGHAGHNRRSYRNEPKRN from the coding sequence ATGGATGAGATGCCCTGCCCCCATGCTTGGGCTGTTCTTAAGATGAAGAATCTCACTACCGACACCTACTGCTCAAACTTGTACAAACCAGAAACTGTGATGAAGACTTATGATGTCCCAATTTATCCGTTACCAGATCAGAGTAAGTGGAATGTGCCTGTATACATTTCAGAAGAAGTAGTGTTGCCACCAAGGTACAAGAGGCCGCCTGGAAGGCCAAAAAAGAAGCGCGATAAGTCTTTATCTGAATGGTTTTCAAATTCACGTACAAACTCGTGCAGTAAATGTGGACATGCAGGACATAATAGGCGCTCCTACAGGAATGAGCCTAAAAGAAATTAG
- the LOC132629089 gene encoding uncharacterized protein LOC132629089: MPLEIHNDMSVRVYVELKKDSRQFGMYPLCITTTDKVSEYNVSSESVVKGDIPQLEYNHQLQVMNTNDATELATSTFDQQIVMYNDLIISNHNHKEIKVNQVYNDKDTLKAVMKKYAIDNRFQFRIERSNSISGFSATPLCLSEQCEWKMKASSINKSAMFKVGEFVDKRTCPLKDKVYSCTQASCGFIAGSIKPKLKNHKRKYTPKDIVDDVKNEIGVDVNYMKAYRAKEKAMMELRGEPAYSYKKLPGYVYILDKTYPGSHIRMQKLPENEFLYLFVALYAFIKGFDYRRPIVVVDGSHLKQEYNGTFVSASTLDGAGNIMPLAYGVIDSENDKSWSWFFQRFKKVYGVRDNMCIVSDRHESIIKAVARIYPTIPHLACIWHLWKNVYNNYRKSHEVLSGVYYKMEKAYTQNDFDMLMGKVEKKDIRVKEYLDSVGRAKWVRLCCSVNRAWTLTSNIAKSVNATLVSAIELPIYDFLEEVRLMYGR; this comes from the exons ATGCCGCTTGAAATACACAATGACATGAGTGTCAGGGTGTATGTTGAACTGAAGAAAGATAGTAGGCAGTTTGGGATGTATCCTTTGTGTATTACCACAACTGATAAGGTGAGTGAATACAATGTGTCTAGTGAAAGTGTAGTTAAAGGTGACATACCGCAATTAGAATACAATCATCAATTACAAGTTATGAATACAAATGATGCGACAGAACTGGCAACATCAACTTTTGATCAGCAAATAGTTATGTATAATGATTTGATCATTTCAAATCATAATCACAAAGAGATCAAGGTAAATCAGGTATACAATGATAAAGATACTTTGAAGGCTGTGATGAAAAAATATGCAATTGACAATAGGTTTCAGTTCCGTATAGAGAGATCAAATTCTATAAG CGGATTTTCAGCTACACCACTGTGTCTGTCAGAACAATGTGAGTGGAAAATGAAAGCTTCAAGCATTAACAAATCTGCAATGTTCAAAGTTGGAGAGTTTGTGGACAAACGTACATGTCCATTGAAGGATAAGGTGTATTCTTGTACTCAAGCAAGTTGTGGTTTTATAGCAGGCAGTATTAAACCAAAGTTAAAAAATCACAAGAGGAAGTATACGCCAAAGGATATAGTAGATGATGTGAAAAATGAAATTGGTGTGGATGTGAATTACATGAAGGCTTATCGTGCTAAAGAAAAGGCTATGATGGAGTTGAGGGGAGAGCCAGCATATTCTTACAAGAAGTTACCTGGATATGTATACATCTTGGATAAAACGTATCCAGGTTCTCATATAAGAATGCAAAAATTGCCTGAAAATGAGTTCTTATATCTGTTTGTAGCATTGTATGCCTTTATAAAAGGGTTCGACTATCGTCGACCAATAGTGGTTGTAGACGGGAGCCACCTAAAACAAGAATACAATGGCACCTTTGTTTCAGCGAGCACTTTGGATGGTGCAG GTAATATAATGCCTCTAGCATATGGCGTGATCGATTCTGAGAACGATAAGTCTTGGTCATGGTTCTTTCAACGGTTCAAGAAAGTGTATGGGGTAAGGGATAACATGTGTATTGTATCTGATAGACATGAAAGCATCATCAAGGCCGTTGCTAGAATTTATCCTACTATTCCGCATTTAGCTTGCATATGGCATCTTTGGAAAAATGTGTATAATAACTATAGGAAGAGTCATGAAGTGTTGAGCGGTGTATACTATAAAATGGAAAAAGCATACACACAGAATGACTTTGATATGCTAATGGGAAAAGTTGAGAAAAAGGATATTCGGGTGAAGGAGTACTTGGATTCAGTGGGAAGGGCAAAGTGGGTTAGGCTTTGTTGTTCAGTTAACCGAGCATGGACATTAACATCAAATATTGCTAAGTCCGTTAATGCAACACTCGTATCTGCTATAGAATTACCAATATATGATTTTCTGGAGGAAGTTAGGTTGATGTATGGACGATGA